The Saprospiraceae bacterium genome includes a window with the following:
- a CDS encoding cytochrome-c peroxidase — protein MKNVFWVFVAFITLLFACAKTEAPLIEENLVPNLPETPYNYKDLQLPQNSFSGNVFDPINFPGDINIGFPEPDRVRPAGNFINITDEGAALGRVLFYDKKLSLNNTIACGSCHHQDKAFADGKRVSPGFEGRITERNSMSIVNPILLNNLFWDSRSKTIVDLSLRPVQNHVEMGMEDLDHLVKKLSETPYYTPLFKSAYGNTQITSSKIADALSQFIGSITSSRSRFDVGFNNGFSNFSELERMGKSIFEGNKAKCASCHAGANFSAPDGPFDPYGGGGEFGTGEDLGGAANIGLDLVYKDNGRSNGKFRIPSLRNIELTAPYMHDGRFKTLEEVVEHYSSGIKPHQHLDPKFMDTKGNVVQLNLTGIEKKALVAFLKTLTDHEMTTNPKYSDPFKK, from the coding sequence ATGAAAAATGTATTTTGGGTTTTTGTAGCCTTTATCACTTTGTTGTTTGCATGTGCAAAAACAGAAGCTCCGTTGATTGAAGAAAATCTGGTTCCGAATTTACCGGAGACACCCTATAATTACAAAGATCTGCAACTACCGCAGAATAGTTTTTCCGGTAACGTGTTTGATCCCATAAATTTCCCCGGAGATATTAATATTGGTTTTCCGGAACCGGATAGAGTTCGACCCGCAGGCAATTTTATAAATATTACAGATGAAGGAGCAGCCCTGGGACGGGTTCTTTTTTATGACAAAAAACTTTCATTAAATAATACGATTGCATGTGGCAGTTGTCATCATCAGGATAAAGCTTTTGCAGATGGAAAGAGAGTCAGCCCGGGCTTTGAAGGCAGGATAACAGAGCGAAACAGTATGTCTATCGTTAATCCCATTTTACTGAATAATCTATTTTGGGATTCCCGATCCAAAACGATCGTGGACCTGTCGCTCAGACCGGTTCAGAATCATGTGGAGATGGGAATGGAAGATCTGGATCATTTAGTGAAGAAACTTTCAGAAACACCTTACTATACACCATTATTCAAATCTGCGTACGGAAATACACAAATCACATCTTCCAAAATTGCAGATGCTCTTTCGCAATTTATTGGCTCCATAACATCAAGCAGATCCAGATTTGATGTTGGATTTAACAATGGATTCAGCAATTTTTCTGAACTGGAGAGAATGGGTAAAAGTATTTTTGAAGGAAACAAAGCAAAATGTGCATCCTGTCATGCAGGAGCCAACTTCAGTGCACCGGATGGTCCGTTTGATCCTTATGGTGGAGGTGGTGAATTTGGTACAGGCGAAGATTTAGGTGGTGCAGCTAATATAGGTCTCGATCTCGTTTATAAAGACAATGGCAGAAGTAATGGAAAATTCAGGATTCCGAGTCTCCGTAATATTGAATTGACCGCTCCTTATATGCATGATGGCAGATTCAAAACATTGGAAGAAGTGGTAGAGCATTACAGCTCAGGTATCAAACCGCATCAGCATCTGGATCCTAAATTTATGGATACTAAAGGAAATGTTGTTCAATTGAATCTGACCGGAATAGAAAAAAAGGCTTTGGTAGCGTTCCTGAAAACTTTGACAGATCATGAAATGACCACTAATCCAAAATACAGCGACCCATTTAAGAAATAA
- the rsmA gene encoding 16S rRNA (adenine(1518)-N(6)/adenine(1519)-N(6))-dimethyltransferase RsmA, with protein sequence MKAKKSFGQHFLTDEGIAKKIAYSLGRTEGYKNVLEVGPGKGVLTKYLLEQDLNLKVVEADQDMVLYLNKHYPKLNDHIIFLDFLKLNMSMIFDGEPFYLIGNYPYNISSQILFKMINSKELVPEMVGMFQKEVADRVIAPPGSKTYGVISVLIQAYYTGEQIINVPPGCFSPPPKVNSSVIRMKRKENYTLPCDDRLFRQIVKTSFGQRRKMLRNTLKPLLSDESVLNDVMFNERPEQLSVEDFVALTNMLGNNIKIKQDDIRSKNQQ encoded by the coding sequence ATGAAAGCTAAAAAGTCCTTCGGGCAGCATTTTCTGACAGACGAGGGGATTGCAAAAAAGATTGCATACAGTCTCGGGAGGACGGAAGGATACAAAAATGTACTGGAAGTGGGTCCGGGTAAAGGAGTATTGACTAAATATCTTTTGGAGCAGGATCTGAATCTCAAAGTGGTGGAAGCTGATCAGGATATGGTGCTTTATCTGAACAAACATTATCCTAAGCTTAATGATCATATTATCTTTCTGGACTTTCTGAAACTCAATATGTCTATGATATTTGACGGTGAGCCCTTTTATCTGATTGGTAATTATCCTTATAATATATCATCCCAGATCTTGTTTAAAATGATTAATTCCAAAGAACTAGTTCCTGAAATGGTGGGAATGTTTCAGAAAGAAGTAGCTGACAGAGTGATTGCGCCTCCAGGTTCAAAGACTTATGGCGTGATTAGTGTATTGATCCAGGCTTACTACACCGGAGAGCAGATAATCAATGTGCCACCGGGTTGTTTCAGTCCTCCACCCAAAGTAAATTCGTCTGTCATCAGAATGAAACGAAAGGAAAATTATACACTGCCTTGCGATGACAGACTTTTCAGACAGATAGTCAAAACCAGCTTTGGACAAAGACGAAAAATGCTGAGAAATACCCTAAAACCACTCTTAAGTGATGAAAGTGTATTAAATGATGTGATGTTTAATGAACGACCTGAACAATTATCTGTTGAAGACTTTGTGGCACTCACCAATATGTTGGGTAATAATATAAAAATAAAACAAGATGACATTAGAAGCAAAAATCAACAATGA
- a CDS encoding GatB/YqeY domain-containing protein, with translation MTLEAKINNDLKEAMKAKDQAALRSIRSIKAAILLFKTDGSGDELTEEREIKLLQKLVKQRQDSLDIYDKQGREDLAVVEREEIAVIQRYLPEQLSEEKLKALIGEIIKETGATSVKDMGKVMGIASQKLAGKSDGKMIAAVVKELLG, from the coding sequence ATGACATTAGAAGCAAAAATCAACAATGATTTGAAAGAGGCCATGAAGGCCAAAGATCAGGCAGCGCTAAGATCTATCCGATCGATCAAAGCAGCTATTTTATTGTTTAAAACAGATGGTAGCGGCGATGAACTGACAGAAGAAAGAGAGATAAAACTCCTTCAGAAGTTGGTGAAGCAGCGACAGGATTCTTTAGATATATATGACAAACAAGGAAGGGAAGATCTCGCCGTTGTCGAAAGGGAAGAAATAGCTGTCATTCAGCGATATCTGCCGGAGCAATTGTCCGAAGAAAAGTTAAAGGCACTCATTGGTGAAATCATTAAAGAGACGGGTGCTACATCTGTAAAAGACATGGGTAAAGTGATGGGTATTGCATCTCAGAAGCTGGCCGGTAAGTCGGATGGAAAAATGATAGCGGCAGTGGTGAAAGAACTTTTAGGATAA
- a CDS encoding PorT family protein: protein MKKQILLTFLALLYFVNLSYSQFSARVGANFSNVALSFDDEPEPKNKIGFHFGLMADFGINSKLSFRPGLLFSQRGFKITEDGESGNAHFNYLDIPLSFTYAFESKDKGFFIEAGPNIQYLLSAKIKAGGQSEDFKEALEDLDFGILAGIGYKIDQNLGLGINYNLGLQNIAKNVDEDETVNNRNISFYLSYAF from the coding sequence ATGAAAAAGCAAATTTTATTAACTTTTCTAGCACTTCTTTATTTTGTTAATCTGTCATATTCACAGTTTTCAGCAAGAGTAGGTGCCAATTTTTCAAATGTTGCATTGTCATTCGATGATGAACCTGAACCAAAAAACAAAATAGGCTTCCATTTTGGATTGATGGCTGATTTTGGAATCAACTCCAAACTATCTTTCAGACCCGGTTTATTATTTAGTCAGAGAGGATTCAAAATAACAGAAGACGGAGAATCAGGAAATGCTCACTTCAATTATCTTGATATTCCATTGTCATTCACTTATGCGTTTGAATCTAAAGATAAGGGATTTTTTATAGAAGCAGGGCCAAATATACAGTATCTTTTAAGTGCAAAAATTAAAGCAGGCGGGCAATCTGAAGACTTTAAAGAAGCTCTTGAAGATCTGGATTTTGGTATTTTGGCAGGTATAGGGTATAAAATAGATCAGAATCTTGGGCTTGGCATCAATTATAATCTTGGATTGCAAAATATTGCAAAAAATGTTGATGAAGATGAAACCGTTAATAACCGAAATATTTCATTCTATCTATCTTACGCATTTTGA
- a CDS encoding porin family protein, whose amino-acid sequence MKKQIFNILFLMVAVSTFSFGQFGLSAGVLYGTESELGFTGRVNYDINSKISIFAGYSLLSSESEKDPVSGLEASASLTSFDIDGHYHFSEGTTRPYALAGLSIWSASINILGIKASDSETGFNVGAGVIHGLSDKFSLFLEGKYVIIDGGQAVFTAGAHYAF is encoded by the coding sequence ATGAAAAAACAGATTTTCAACATTTTATTTCTGATGGTAGCAGTTTCTACCTTTTCATTCGGACAATTCGGACTTAGTGCAGGTGTACTTTACGGTACGGAATCTGAACTTGGATTTACAGGAAGAGTAAACTATGACATCAATTCAAAAATCAGCATTTTTGCTGGTTATTCATTATTGAGCTCTGAATCAGAAAAAGATCCTGTTTCCGGATTGGAAGCAAGTGCATCATTAACTTCTTTTGATATTGACGGCCATTATCACTTTTCTGAAGGTACTACAAGACCATACGCATTGGCTGGATTAAGCATCTGGTCTGCAAGTATAAATATTTTGGGTATCAAAGCAAGTGATTCAGAAACCGGATTTAACGTAGGTGCGGGTGTTATCCATGGCCTTTCGGACAAATTTTCACTTTTTCTGGAAGGTAAATATGTGATTATCGATGGTGGACAGGCTGTATTTACAGCAGGTGCACATTACGCTTTCTGA
- a CDS encoding PorT family protein — protein MKKHSLILLLCFTFVLNKGYSQFSVRAGINSSNEKYSAEGNSISFSSKLGFHVGIMTHAKLSEKLSFRPGLLYSQRGSKIELFQTEVTHNLNYLDIPLSFTYHVKSQDNGLFIEFGPNIQYLLSATATAEGETEDVKDGQNNLDLGVIIGTGYNINERFGIGFNYNLGLLSNAKEIDDIDSVKNTNLSLYLTYSF, from the coding sequence ATGAAAAAGCATTCCTTAATACTATTACTTTGTTTTACTTTTGTCTTGAATAAAGGATATTCTCAGTTTTCTGTCAGAGCAGGTATAAATTCATCCAATGAAAAATATTCAGCAGAAGGTAATTCTATCTCATTCAGTAGTAAGTTAGGTTTTCATGTAGGTATAATGACCCATGCCAAATTGTCTGAAAAACTATCATTTCGTCCGGGTTTGCTGTACAGCCAAAGGGGATCTAAAATTGAATTATTTCAGACCGAAGTCACTCATAATTTGAATTATTTAGACATACCACTTTCATTTACTTATCATGTAAAATCTCAAGACAATGGGCTGTTTATTGAATTTGGACCCAATATACAATATCTGTTAAGTGCAACTGCAACTGCAGAGGGAGAAACAGAAGATGTAAAGGATGGTCAAAACAATCTTGATCTGGGCGTCATCATAGGTACAGGATATAACATAAACGAACGGTTTGGGATTGGATTCAATTACAATCTTGGCTTATTAAGTAATGCAAAAGAAATTGATGATATTGATTCCGTAAAAAACACAAACCTATCACTCTATCTGACTTACTCATTTTAA
- a CDS encoding MGMT family protein, with the protein MRDTHYFDQVYDVTRMIPEGRISTYGAIADFLALGSARMVGWALNHCHGTESNIPAHRVVNRKGELSGRGHFPGPTTMQERLESEGVKVREDRVVDFERLFWHPKELDKL; encoded by the coding sequence ATGCGGGACACACACTATTTTGATCAGGTATATGATGTCACCAGAATGATTCCTGAGGGACGCATCAGTACGTATGGTGCCATTGCTGATTTTCTGGCATTGGGCTCTGCCCGGATGGTCGGATGGGCACTTAATCATTGTCATGGTACGGAAAGTAACATACCGGCACATCGGGTGGTCAACAGAAAAGGTGAATTATCGGGAAGAGGACATTTTCCCGGACCGACAACCATGCAGGAACGACTGGAATCTGAAGGTGTAAAGGTGAGAGAAGATAGGGTAGTAGATTTCGAACGTCTTTTCTGGCATCCCAAAGAATTGGATAAACTTTAA
- a CDS encoding DUF2147 domain-containing protein, which produces MRILLLQFLFILSSYVIVVAQSPTGIWKNLDDEDGREKSHIEIYELNGKLRGKVVKLLPAATITHCKACKGDLKGKSLIDMDILWDMQKSDKNWTGGQILDPKKGKVYNCNIELDGPDKLKVRGYVGIPTFGRTQVWYRVK; this is translated from the coding sequence ATGCGAATATTATTATTACAATTTCTGTTCATCCTTTCTTCATATGTCATCGTAGTCGCTCAATCTCCAACAGGTATATGGAAAAACCTCGATGATGAAGACGGGAGAGAAAAATCACACATTGAGATATATGAACTAAACGGCAAACTACGGGGAAAAGTAGTTAAATTATTGCCGGCAGCGACGATTACACATTGCAAAGCCTGTAAAGGGGACCTGAAAGGAAAAAGTCTGATAGACATGGACATTTTATGGGATATGCAAAAATCTGATAAGAACTGGACCGGCGGTCAGATATTGGATCCAAAGAAAGGAAAGGTCTATAACTGCAACATCGAGCTGGATGGTCCGGATAAATTAAAAGTACGGGGATATGTAGGAATACCGACTTTCGGACGAACGCAGGTGTGGTATCGTGTAAAATAA
- a CDS encoding CotH kinase family protein: MTYQNIYLLSLIFLAACASQVIESDEQGSPNHQIFITAELPIPIDYKIPCEISQKVSDTFVNTTKATIQRRGGSSIVFEKHSYNLELEKDLSLANLPEDDDWILNANYIEKTFVRHVFSYELFRDMHPDNIAPECRYTEVYLNSVYSGLYVLMEKLDKSTLHIDDKDSESFIFKEPPVFNLQIIQPQEPDNYYQQTYPKPKESDKSFLMDNLKKFILESDDMEFDQSIGEILNMQSIADWHILLLVSNNSDGILKNFFLYKQDAASAMRVSPWDYDHSFGRDGDNELNLIKPLNTRRSILFNRLLTRSWYKELLKNRYAMHLENNLVSPAGLKARLEKLKSIVLPLADKNFERWPVNAHWYYDDNSFFQEIAIFEQYIDLRQPQLEEFFNSL, from the coding sequence ATGACCTATCAGAATATCTATCTGTTAAGTTTAATATTTCTGGCGGCTTGTGCATCACAGGTGATTGAATCTGATGAACAAGGGTCTCCTAATCACCAAATTTTTATAACGGCTGAACTGCCGATTCCAATTGACTATAAAATTCCATGCGAAATCAGCCAAAAAGTCTCTGATACCTTTGTAAATACTACTAAAGCAACCATACAGCGACGGGGAGGATCTTCTATTGTATTTGAAAAGCATTCTTACAATTTGGAATTGGAAAAGGACTTATCTTTGGCGAATTTACCCGAGGACGATGACTGGATTTTGAATGCAAATTACATCGAGAAAACTTTTGTAAGGCATGTTTTTTCCTACGAACTTTTCAGAGACATGCATCCGGATAATATAGCACCCGAATGTCGATACACAGAAGTTTATTTAAATAGTGTTTATAGTGGTCTTTATGTTCTGATGGAAAAATTGGATAAATCCACACTGCACATAGATGATAAAGATTCAGAATCTTTTATTTTTAAAGAACCTCCGGTATTTAATCTGCAAATCATTCAACCTCAGGAGCCTGATAACTATTATCAACAGACTTACCCAAAACCAAAAGAATCAGATAAATCTTTTCTGATGGACAACCTGAAAAAATTTATTCTGGAATCAGATGATATGGAGTTTGACCAGTCTATCGGTGAAATTCTGAATATGCAGTCTATAGCGGATTGGCATATATTATTGCTGGTATCAAATAACAGTGATGGTATTCTTAAAAATTTTTTCCTATACAAACAAGATGCTGCTTCTGCTATGCGGGTTTCACCCTGGGATTATGATCATTCTTTTGGTCGTGATGGCGACAATGAATTAAACCTGATCAAACCCCTGAACACAAGAAGGTCTATCTTATTCAACAGATTACTGACCCGATCGTGGTATAAAGAACTCCTGAAAAACAGATATGCGATGCATTTGGAAAATAATCTGGTTTCTCCTGCGGGTCTTAAGGCCAGATTAGAAAAACTTAAATCAATCGTCTTACCGCTTGCTGATAAAAATTTTGAACGCTGGCCTGTAAACGCTCATTGGTATTATGATGATAATTCTTTTTTTCAGGAAATAGCCATATTTGAGCAGTACATTGACTTGAGACAACCACAATTGGAGGAATTTTTTAATAGCTTATAA
- a CDS encoding DUF1572 domain-containing protein has protein sequence MTNKTDLANRLREVLLNGKWIANTNFKEQILSITRVQAIQKVENLNTIALLTFHINYYVKGILNVFNGGNLEIKDKYSFDLPEIQTEKDWNNLVIEFINNAEMFAEKVEQMDESLLTQPFVDEKYGSYQRNIEGVIEHSYYHLGQVSLIKKIIMNR, from the coding sequence ATAACAAATAAAACAGATCTTGCAAACCGACTCCGGGAAGTATTGCTGAATGGGAAGTGGATTGCAAACACCAATTTTAAAGAACAGATTTTAAGTATAACCCGGGTGCAGGCAATTCAGAAAGTCGAGAACTTAAATACAATTGCTTTACTAACATTTCATATAAACTACTATGTCAAAGGAATTCTCAATGTATTTAATGGAGGAAATCTGGAAATTAAAGATAAATACAGCTTTGACCTTCCCGAAATTCAAACAGAAAAGGATTGGAATAATTTAGTAATCGAATTCATAAACAATGCTGAAATGTTTGCAGAAAAAGTTGAACAAATGGATGAAAGTTTATTAACTCAACCATTTGTTGATGAAAAATATGGAAGCTATCAAAGGAACATTGAAGGTGTCATCGAACATAGTTACTATCATCTAGGGCAGGTTTCATTAATTAAAAAAATTATAATGAACAGGTAA
- a CDS encoding SDR family NAD(P)-dependent oxidoreductase has protein sequence MTNTKEKVVWITGASSGIGKAMAIEWAGLGYKVALSARRKELLDEIASGIKSSGGDALVVPLDILEEKSIENAVQTIITTWGRLDVVVANAGFGVFGSIEKLTATEWNRQLQGNVTGLALTVKYALPYLKKNSGRIGLVGSIGAYLPNPNVGAYGASKAAVHSIGLTLQVELMGTGVSCTTLHPGFVVSEIARVDNEGVWHPERVDPRPEKLMWPTDKAAKVMVKAILKRKRNYIFTTHGKVFVWLQRWFPGLIRWISSKGPKPD, from the coding sequence ATGACAAATACAAAAGAAAAGGTAGTCTGGATAACGGGTGCTTCTTCCGGCATTGGCAAAGCAATGGCTATTGAATGGGCGGGATTAGGATATAAAGTTGCACTTTCTGCCAGGCGTAAAGAACTTTTGGATGAGATTGCGTCCGGGATTAAAAGCTCGGGTGGAGATGCTTTGGTCGTTCCGTTAGATATTCTGGAAGAAAAATCAATTGAAAATGCGGTTCAGACTATCATAACCACCTGGGGTCGTTTGGATGTGGTGGTGGCCAATGCCGGTTTTGGTGTTTTTGGAAGCATAGAAAAATTGACGGCAACAGAATGGAATCGACAATTACAAGGTAATGTCACCGGGCTTGCCTTAACTGTAAAATATGCCCTGCCATATTTGAAGAAAAACAGCGGTCGGATAGGATTAGTGGGCAGTATTGGCGCTTATCTTCCCAATCCCAATGTAGGTGCATATGGCGCTTCAAAAGCTGCAGTGCATTCTATCGGTTTGACTTTACAGGTTGAATTAATGGGTACCGGAGTGAGTTGTACTACTTTGCATCCCGGATTTGTGGTGTCGGAGATTGCAAGGGTTGATAATGAAGGTGTATGGCATCCGGAACGGGTAGATCCACGTCCTGAAAAATTAATGTGGCCAACGGATAAAGCTGCAAAAGTAATGGTGAAGGCGATCCTGAAGCGAAAAAGAAATTATATTTTTACGACGCACGGCAAAGTGTTTGTATGGTTGCAGAGATGGTTTCCCGGATTGATTAGATGGATAAGTTCCAAAGGCCCGAAACCTGATTGA
- a CDS encoding DUF3830 family protein — translation MTGFKITTQDNQEIKFEVYLDTAPVTSMAFLNILPFTRTFHHARVSGQEIWTDNVPALDIIQENASVFTEPGEVVFGPSKPVRTKTANCFGIY, via the coding sequence ATGACAGGATTCAAAATAACGACTCAAGACAACCAGGAAATAAAATTTGAAGTATATTTAGACACAGCTCCCGTGACTTCAATGGCATTTCTGAATATTTTGCCATTTACCAGAACATTTCACCATGCAAGGGTTTCCGGACAGGAAATTTGGACAGACAATGTTCCTGCTCTTGACATCATTCAGGAGAACGCATCTGTCTTTACCGAACCGGGTGAAGTGGTTTTTGGCCCATCAAAACCTGTAAGAACAAAAACTGCAAACTGTTTTGGAATATATTAG
- a CDS encoding YdeI/OmpD-associated family protein codes for MSNIIKNQQNEILIKELFNENYYFLENTETFYPKNRLEWREWLQENHVNKQTVWLIYYKKKSNIPTINYSDAVDEALCFGWIDSKVKSLDQEKFLQLFSRRKEKSVWSKVNKEKIEKLIEEGLMTEAGFDIIEKAKKNGYWTILDEAEALIIPQDLKEEFVKKPNAKNYFLRLSRSDKRNILQWLVLAKRPETRKSRITEIADLANQNQKPKQFR; via the coding sequence ATGTCGAACATCATAAAAAATCAGCAAAACGAAATCTTGATTAAAGAGTTATTCAACGAAAATTATTATTTTTTGGAAAATACAGAAACATTTTATCCTAAAAACAGACTTGAATGGCGGGAATGGCTTCAAGAAAACCATGTCAACAAGCAAACAGTTTGGTTGATTTATTACAAAAAGAAATCAAATATTCCAACCATAAATTATAGTGATGCGGTGGATGAAGCACTTTGTTTTGGTTGGATTGACAGCAAGGTTAAATCATTGGATCAGGAAAAATTTTTACAATTATTTAGCAGAAGGAAGGAGAAAAGTGTTTGGTCAAAAGTTAATAAAGAAAAAATTGAAAAACTTATTGAAGAAGGTTTGATGACTGAAGCTGGTTTTGATATCATTGAAAAGGCTAAAAAAAATGGTTATTGGACAATTTTAGACGAAGCAGAAGCATTAATTATTCCTCAGGATCTGAAAGAAGAATTTGTAAAAAAACCAAACGCTAAAAATTATTTTTTAAGGTTAAGCAGGTCAGATAAACGAAACATATTGCAATGGCTTGTACTCGCAAAACGACCGGAAACAAGGAAAAGTCGAATTACAGAAATTGCAGACCTTGCCAACCAAAATCAGAAACCAAAACAATTCAGGTAA
- a CDS encoding DinB family protein, with the protein MDIQTIKKLLTENHDSFTAYMGSLTGEEFVRSKNEKWTAGQHLEHICLSVKPVRQILSLPKFIPKWIWGLANRKSKSYEELVQKYLLKLENGGRSTGRFIPKNVKNENAEKLKATLKKEIETLCQKIDNYKEEELDKYVIPHPLMGKLTVREMLYFTIYHVEHHKKSAKRNLD; encoded by the coding sequence ATGGACATTCAAACCATTAAAAAATTACTGACCGAAAATCACGATTCGTTTACTGCTTATATGGGTAGTCTGACGGGTGAAGAATTTGTGCGTAGCAAAAATGAGAAATGGACTGCTGGACAACACCTCGAACACATTTGTCTCAGTGTTAAACCGGTCAGACAAATATTGAGTCTGCCAAAGTTTATCCCCAAATGGATTTGGGGACTTGCAAACAGGAAAAGCAAAAGTTACGAAGAATTGGTACAGAAATATTTACTCAAACTGGAAAATGGAGGGCGTTCAACCGGAAGATTTATTCCAAAAAATGTCAAGAATGAAAATGCTGAAAAACTAAAAGCTACATTAAAAAAAGAAATTGAAACCTTGTGTCAAAAAATAGATAATTACAAAGAAGAAGAACTGGATAAATATGTGATTCCACACCCTTTAATGGGAAAATTAACTGTAAGAGAAATGTTGTATTTCACCATATATCATGTCGAACATCATAAAAAATCAGCAAAACGAAATCTTGATTAA
- a CDS encoding serine hydrolase, giving the protein MTVQDLLKMSTGMNTDPLFGVRGVADWPKHFFSAPVENDPGSVFKYNNMATFMLAAVVQKATGEKLHDYLSPRLFEPLGIQNYTWDETPEGFTFGAIGLRIQSGDMAKFGQMLLQKGKWNGKQIVPQAWVEEATAFQIASNAPENKTSKELNDWEQGYGYQFWRGRNNSYRADGLGGQFIIVLPEKDAVVVLTSAAANTQEELDMVWDHLLPAMLDKPLPDDKKASSELAKRISTLSTLKTLSSVPSKWLDRISGKKIEVAPNELGIQALSFSMKDKDAQIQIERNEGKFEITAGHDDWKYSQTKLNALSGPPRPTQSLPIQVASAYSWTDASTLELTARFVEENIRSEVWILQFEEENEEMKVYIEVKVYVEFMGIKSRMQEGKIVK; this is encoded by the coding sequence ATGACCGTCCAGGATCTTCTCAAAATGTCAACCGGTATGAACACGGATCCGCTTTTTGGTGTCCGAGGAGTCGCTGACTGGCCCAAACACTTTTTTTCTGCTCCGGTCGAAAATGATCCGGGTTCTGTTTTTAAATACAATAATATGGCCACCTTCATGTTGGCGGCTGTCGTTCAGAAAGCTACCGGAGAAAAATTGCATGATTATTTAAGTCCCCGGCTATTTGAACCATTGGGGATCCAAAATTATACCTGGGATGAAACACCTGAAGGTTTTACTTTCGGAGCGATCGGATTAAGAATTCAGTCGGGAGACATGGCCAAATTTGGTCAGATGTTATTACAAAAAGGAAAATGGAACGGAAAACAAATTGTTCCGCAGGCCTGGGTAGAAGAAGCGACAGCCTTTCAGATTGCGAGTAATGCGCCGGAAAACAAAACATCCAAAGAACTGAATGACTGGGAACAGGGATATGGTTATCAGTTTTGGCGGGGAAGAAATAATTCTTACAGAGCCGATGGATTGGGTGGACAGTTTATCATCGTACTGCCGGAGAAAGATGCAGTGGTGGTACTGACTTCTGCGGCTGCCAATACTCAGGAAGAATTAGATATGGTATGGGATCATCTGCTTCCGGCTATGTTGGATAAACCACTCCCGGATGATAAAAAGGCTTCATCAGAATTGGCAAAAAGAATATCCACACTATCCACGCTTAAGACTTTGTCATCTGTTCCTTCTAAATGGTTGGACAGAATTTCCGGAAAGAAAATAGAAGTAGCACCCAATGAATTAGGAATCCAGGCTTTGAGCTTTTCCATGAAAGACAAAGATGCTCAGATACAAATAGAACGCAATGAAGGAAAGTTCGAAATCACCGCCGGACACGATGATTGGAAATATAGTCAAACCAAATTAAACGCATTGTCTGGTCCGCCAAGACCGACACAGAGTCTTCCGATTCAGGTTGCATCGGCATATTCATGGACTGATGCATCCACACTTGAACTCACAGCAAGGTTTGTGGAAGAGAATATCAGGAGTGAAGTTTGGATTCTACAATTTGAAGAAGAGAATGAAGAGATGAAGGTTTATATTGAAGTAAAGGTCTATGTAGAATTTATGGGGATAAAATCCCGGATGCAGGAGGGGAAAATTGTGAAATGA